The Malus domestica chromosome 06, GDT2T_hap1 genome has a segment encoding these proteins:
- the LOC103437994 gene encoding carbon catabolite repressor protein 4 homolog 5, translated as MEETGDVRRRKRKQHSHNTEAAENHPHSPPHERRRRRRVKSESKTLTRESDPPPPPSSSRFQFVSPSYRKHTKRQPSRTETESSREWASSPCSSSASTYGEKFVVVSYNILGVENASKHPELYYKVPPMFLEWNRRRKLIRKEINRYNASIMCLQEVDRFDDLAHLFQKDGFEGVYKARTGEANDGCAIFWKKEMFSLLHEENIEFQSFGLRNNVAQLCVLKSNQNQLESGIPPGTSPYTQSRSLVIGNTHLLFNPKRGDIKLGQVRLFLKKAYELSQEWGSIPVIISGDLNSIPQSPMYHFLASSELDIRLHDRRGISGQFVLNSNHRGFRFQNEQASRPFSYIWSEEEVRLATGSEVVTCLRHNLKLCSAYLGVPGSCRTRDRSGEPLATSYHSEFMGTVDYIWHTEELVPVRVLETLPVNALRRDGGLPSKQWGSDHLAVVCELAFRQ; from the exons ATGGAAGAAACGGGCGATGTACGGCGGCGTAAGCGcaagcaacattcacacaacACAGAAGCCGCAGAGAACCACCCTCACTCTCCGCCTCACGAAAGGCGGCGTCGCAGAAGAGTGAAGTCCGAATCTAAAACCCTAACCCGAGAATCCGACCCGCCACCGCCGCCGTCGTCATCCAGGTTCCAATTTGTATCGCCTTCGTATCGGAAGCACACGAAGCGGCAACCGAGTCGAACCGAGACAGAGAGCTCCCGGGAGTGGGCTTCTTCTCCCTGCAGCTCCTCTGCTTCCACCTATGGAG AGAAATTTGTGGTTGTTTCTTATAACATTCTGGGTGTGGAAAATGCATCCAAGCACCCAGAGTTGTACTACAAAGTCCCACCCATGTTCTTGGAGTGGAACCGCCGCCGGAAGCTTATTCGGAAGGAGATCAATCGTTACAATGCTAGCATCATGTGCTTGCAG GAGGTTGATCGTTTCGATGATTTAGCTCATCTTTTCCAGAAAGATGGGTTCGAAGGTGTTTATAAG GCGCGCACGGGTGAAGCAAATGATGGATGCGCCATATTTTGGAAAAAGGAAAT GTTTAGCCTTTTACATGAAGAAAATATAGAGTTCCAAAGTTTTGGACTTCGTAACAATGTTGCTCAACTTTGTGTATTAAAG AGTAACCAAAATCAATTAGAGTCAGGCATACCTCCCGGAAC GAGTCCATACACCCAAAGTAGAAGCTTAGTGATTGGGAATACACATCTACTATTCAACCCAAAACGTGGAGATATCAAGCTAGGGCAG GTCCGACTGTTTCTTAAAAAAGCTTACGAGCTATCACAAGAGTGGGGCAGCATCCCTGTTATAATTTCGGGAGATCTAAATAGCATCCCACAG AGTCCTATGTACCATTTCCTAGCTTCTTCTGAG TTGGACATCCGACTACATGACCGCAGAGGTATATCCGGACAGTTTGTCCTGAACTCGAATCACAGAGGCTTCAGATTTCAGAATGAGCAAGCAAGCAG GCCATTTTCATATATATGGAGCGAGGAAGAAGTAAGGCTTGCAACTGGCAGTGAAGTAGTCACTTGTCTTCGGCACAATTTGAAGCTTTGCAGTGCATACCTGGGAGTACCT GGTAGTTGTAGAACCAGAGATAGGTCTGGAGAACCCTTGGCAACATCATACCACTCCGAGTTTATGGGAACCGTTGATTATATTTG GCATACCGAGGAACTTGTTCCTGTCAGAGTTCTTGAAACCTTACCAGTCAATGCTTTAAGAAGAGATGGAGGACTCCCCAGCAAG CAATGGGGCAGCGATCATCTTGCTGTTGTATGCGAACTGGCTTTTCGTCAATGA
- the LOC103437991 gene encoding zinc finger protein CONSTANS-LIKE 6 — protein MITDKKAANAMGGNTSRACDSCLVKRARWFCAADDAFLCQRCDASVHSANQLASRHERVRLQGSSFKANASVQLIADQAAPAWHKGFKRKARTPRHNNKPGFVAKDEQEKVGLHPPLPFVPEIGCQEANLMEDEENEDLEQLLYRVPIYDPFAAELCNISSSDQVGNNTGAIDLDAEEIEIRNTGNDLDNLGGFLRSDMELAEFAADVENLLGGGLDEDCSDIKGVLGLLDEGKEVKVEEEVEGIEFNPSILDWSLYYDQSSAVPVLMGSEEDREEEEKVVLLMGAQSSDEIGFMENKQIVMKRKNICLKLDYEAVITAWASQGSQWTTGTRPELNADEGWLDCMGMWPTEIHQPHGDSAGCVSRGKGDDPGREARVSRYREKRRTRLFSKKIRYEVRKLNAEKRPRMKGRFVKRTTSSFGGVGSSSSNAPAAAFPYLMINK, from the exons ATGATCACGGATAAGAAAGCTGCAAATGCAATGGGAGGCAACACATCTCGAGCTTGCGATAGCTGTTTGGTGAAACGGGCACGATGGTTTTGTGCTGCTGATGATGCTTTTCTTTGCCAAAGATGTGATGCCTCGGTGCACTCGGCGAACCAGTTAGCAAGCAGACACGAGAGGGTTCGGCTCCAAGGTTCATCTTTCAAGGCCAATGCATCGGTGCAGCTGATTGCGGACCAAGCTGCACCGGCTTGGCACAAGGGGTTCAAGCGCAAGGCGCGAACCCCTCGCCACAACAACAAGCCTGGATTCGTGGCCAAAGATGAGCAAGAGAAAGTAGGGCTACACCCTCCTCTACCTTTTGTTCCGGAAATCGGGTGCCAAGAAGCAAATTTGATGGAGGATGAGGAAAATGAAGATCTAGAGCAGCTTCTTTATAGGGTTCCAATTTATGACCCTTTTGCAGCCGAGCTTTGCAATATTTCGTCAAGTGATCAGGTTGGGAACAATACTGGTGCTATTGATCTCGATGCCGAAGAGATTGAGATCAGAAATACGGGAAATGACTTGGACAATTTGGGAGGGTTTCTACGGTCGGATATGGAGCTGGCGGAGTTTGCTGCTGATGTGGAGAACCTGCTTGGAGGGGGACTAGATGAGGATTGTAGTGACATCAAAGGAGTCCTGGGGCTATTGGACGAGGGTAAAGAAGTGAAGGTTGAAGAGGAAGTTGAAGGGATAGAATTTAATCCTTCGATCTTGGATTGGAGCTTGTATTACGATCAGTCATCAGCTGTACCGGTACTAATGGGAAGTGAGGAGGACAGGGAGGAAGAGGAGAAGGTAGTCCTGCTCATGGGGGCTCAGAGTAGTGATGAGATTGGATTCATGGAGAACAAGCAAATAGTGATGAAGAGGAAGAACATATGTTTGAAGCTAGATTATGAGGCAGTCATCACTGCCTGGGCAAGCCAAGGCTCTCAATGGACGACTGGAACTCGACCGGAGCTCAACGCTGACGAAGGCTGGCTAGACTGCATG GGTATGTGGCCTACAGAAATTCATCAACCACATGGAGATTCAGCAGGATGTGTAAGTCGAGGAAAAGGCGATGACCCGGGAAGAGAAGCAAGAGTTTCTAGGTACAGAGAGAAGCGAAGGACGCGACTGTTTTCGAAGAAGATAAGATACGAAGTTAGGAAGCTGAACGCGGAGAAGCGGCCTAGAATGAAAGGTCGATTCGTTAAGAGGACAACGTCCAGCTTTGGTGGGGTGGGAAGTAGTAGTAGTAATGCTCCTGCGGCTGCATTTCCCTACCTCATGATCAATAAATAA
- the LOC103437997 gene encoding NADH dehydrogenase [ubiquinone] 1 beta subcomplex subunit 10-B-like, with translation MGRKKGVVDFDESPPDDFDPANPYKDPVAMLEMREHLVREKWIDIEKAKIIREKLRWCYRIEGVNHLQKCRHLVHQYLESTRGIGWGKDHRPYEFHGPKPEPVESE, from the exons ATGGGGCGGAAGAAAGGAGTGGTGGACTTCGACGAGTCGCCGCCGGACGACTTTGATCCGGCGAATCCGTACAAGGACCCGGTGGCGATGCTTGAGATGAGGGAGCACTTGGTGCGGGAGAAGTGGATCGACATCGAGAAGGCCAAGATCATCAGGGAGAAGCTCCGATGGTGCTACCGCATCGAAGGCGTCAACCACCTCCAGAAGTGCCGCCACCTCGTCCACCAGTACCTCGAGTCCACTCGCGGCATCGGTTGGGGGAAGGACCACCGTCCTTACGAGTTCCATG GTCCGAAGCCGGAGCCGGTGGAGTCCGAGTGA
- the LOC103437993 gene encoding lysM domain-containing GPI-anchored protein 1-like, translated as MRSNHLVLVLLQLLFIFSISLANAKSTIEPCSSADSCSSLLSYILPWDSKLSEIAFRFQLNVFDVLAANSINLTIPFLGNQIMKAKTLLKIPISCPCVDGIRKSVLTYTVHAVDTLDLIAEGYSGLVSAEQIRTVNGIGAKNPLTGGQSVLVQLPCTCFNNSNNGVASVYMSYVVQSGESLSGIGGEFGATVMELVSINGLDQPLVDPGDILAIPISACSSANLNWYNESLIVPNGSYALTANNCIKCFCRSTTLNLQCSPSGIVPSCSHLQCKDSDVFIGDVITKPTALGCNVSTCVYRGHNGRKIFRSLENSSHANCSDVQDYSAVSPEQSSNPVIPYISLPPSASPSSYPPMGIGAYGPTSTHNPNISNHSRLLTQSSYYILLVVLALYFFL; from the exons ATGAGATCAAATCACCTAGTACTAGTACTTCTGCAACTTTTATTCATCTTCTCCATTAGTCTAGCAAATGCCAAGTCCACCATAGAACCATGTTCCTCCGCAGACTCCTGCTCCTCCCTCCTCTCCTACATCCTCCCATGGGACTCGAAACTCTCCGAAATCGCCTTCCGCTTCCAACTAAACGTCTTCGACGTCCTGGCCGCCAACTCCATCAACTTAACCATTCCGTTCCTTGGAAACCAAATTATGAAAGCGAAAACCCTACTAAAGATTCCCATTTCGTGTCCATGCGTGGACGGCATCAGGAAGTCCGTTTTAACCTATACCGTCCACGCGGTGGACACGTTGGATCTGATAGCGGAAGGGTACAGCGGGCTCGTGAGCGCCGAGCAGATTAGGACTGTGAACGGGATAGGCGCCAAGAATCCGTTGACGGGCGGGCAGAGCGTTTTGGTGCAGTTGCCATGCACGTGCTTTAATAATAGTAACAACGGGGTTGCTTCTGTGTACATGTCGTATGTGGTGCAGAGTGGGGAGAGCTTGAGCGGCATTGGCGGAGAGTTTGGAGCGACTGTGATGGAGTTGGTGAGCATCAATGGGCTCGATCAACCGTTGGTTGATCCTGGTGACATATTGGCTATTCCAATTTCAG CATGTTCATCAGCAAATTTGAACTGGTACAATGAGAGCTTAATAGTTCCAAATGGTTCATACGCCTTAACTGCCAACAACTGCATAAAGTGCTTTTGCAGATCAACCACTCTCAA CTTGCAGTGTTCCCCATCTGGCATTGTCCCCTCATGCTCTCACCTGCAATGCAAAGACTCCGATGTCTTCATCGGCGATGTGATAACCAAACCAACAGCATTAGGTTGTAATGTCAGCACATGTGTGTACCGAGGCCACAATGGCCGCAAGATTTTCAGGAG TTTGGAAAATTCTTCTCATGCCAATTGCTCAG ATGTACAAGATTACAGCGCAGTGTCACCAGAGCAATCTTCTAATCCTGTAATCCCATATATATCTTTACCTCCATCAGCATCACCATCTTCTTATCCACCCATGGGAATTGGTGCTTATGGACCTACGAGTACACACAACCCCAATATCTCTAATCACAGCAGATTGCTTACTCAATCTTCATACTACATTTTGTTGGTTGTCCTTGCCCTCTACTTTTTCTTGTGA